A single region of the Nicotiana sylvestris chromosome 6, ASM39365v2, whole genome shotgun sequence genome encodes:
- the LOC138870873 gene encoding secreted RxLR effector protein 161-like gives MTGCRPVDTLMDPNSKLLPEQGEPLSDPARYRRLVGKLNYLKVTRPDISFPVSVVSQFMDSSCDSHLDVVVRILLCIKSASGKGLLFEDRSHEQIVGYSDADWAGSPFDRRSTSGYCILVGGNLVSWKSKKQNVVARSSTEAECRAIAMVTCELIWIKQLLKELKLGEISQMGLVCDNQDALHIASNSVFHEKTKHIEIDC, from the coding sequence atgacaggttgtagaCCTGTTGACACTCTGATGGATCCAAATTCTAAACTTTTGCCAGAACAAGGGGAGCCTCTTAGCGATCCTGCAAGATATAGGcggttggttggtaaattaaattacctcaaagtgactagacctgacatttcttttcctgtgagtgttgtaagtcagtttatggattcttCCTGTGATAGTCATTTGGATGTAGTTGTCCGCATTCTTCTGTGTATAAAATCAGCTTCAGGCAAAGGCTTATTGTTTGAGGATCGAAgccatgagcagatcgttggatactcagatgctgattgggcaggatcaccttttgatagacgttctacgtctggatattgtatcttagtaggaggaaatttggtgtcttggaagagcaagaaacagaatgtggTTGCTCGGTCTAGTACAGAAGCAGAATGTCGAGCAATAGCTATGGTGACATGTGAGCTAATTTGGATCAAacaattgctcaaggagttgaaactaggtgagattagtcagatgggacttgtgtgtgataatcaagatgctcttcatattgcgtcaaattCAGTGTTCCATGAGaaaactaaacacattgagattgactgTTAG
- the LOC104229263 gene encoding protein transport protein Sec61 subunit gamma-1, whose translation MDALDSVFDPLRDFAKDSVRLVKRCHKPDRKEFTKVATRTAIGFVVMGFVGFFVKLIFIPINNIIVGAS comes from the exons ATGGACGCTCTCGATTCTGTGTTCGATCCTCTTAGAGATTTCGCCAAAGACAGCGTTAGGCTCGTCAAAAGATGTCACAAGCCTGATCGTAAAG AATTTACCAAGGTTGCTACTCGTACAGCGATCGGTTTTGTTGTGATGGGATTTGTTGGATTTtttgtgaagttgattttcattCCTATCAATAACATCATCGTTGGTGCTTCTTAA
- the LOC138870872 gene encoding uncharacterized protein, translated as MGAWRSSGDANTMCSAIADCIREAAREVLWVSTGVSGRHKGDCWWNDVVQGKVEAKKVAYLKLVGSIGEEERRTCMERYKVDRKEAKISVTEAKTAAYDRMYEELGEKGGEKKLFWLAKLKDRKAQDLDQVRCIKDEDGRVLMEDA; from the coding sequence atgggagcttggaggagCAGTGGGGACGCGAACACTATGTGTTCAGCGATAGCGGACTGTATAAGggaggcggcgagagaggtgctaTGGGTCTCGACCGGTGTCTCTGGTAGGCATAAAGGAGACTGTTGGTGGAATGAtgtggtccaaggtaaagtggaagcgaagaaggtggcGTACCTTAAGTTAGTGGGGAGCATAGGTGAGGAGGAGAGGCGAACGTGCATGGAGAGATATAAGGTAGATAGGAAGGAAGCTAAAATATCGGTCACAGAGGCTAAGACTGCGGCTTATGATCGTATGTACGAGGAACTGGGGGaaaaaggcggggagaagaagttattctggCTGGCCAAGTTGAAAGATAGGAAGGCTCaagatttggaccaagtgagatgCATCAAGGACGAAGATGGTAGAGTACTGATGGAAGATGCctag
- the LOC104229264 gene encoding nuclear transcription factor Y subunit C-1-like produces MRAVAYKFLGRVHHYTSVEILKAIVAFISPKNAMDNNPHQSPTTAAAAAAAAQSAPYPQQTPYHHLLQQQQQQLQMFWTYQRQEIEQANDFKNHQLPLARIKKIMKADEDVRMISAEAPILFAKACELFILELTIRSWLHAEENKRRTLQKNDIAAAITRTDIFDFLVDIVPRDEIKDESGVVGLGPGMVGPTASGVPYYYPPLGQPTPPGGVMMGRPAPMAGVDPAAFYSQPPSQAWQWQTTEDNSYASGGSSGQGNLDGQN; encoded by the exons ATGCGAGCAGTAGCATATAAATTTCTTGGAAGAGTGCACCATTACACCTCCGTAGAAATTTTGAAGGCAATCGTCGCTTTCATCTCCCCCAAAAACGCCATGGACAACAACCCTCACCAATCGCCGACAACTGCTGCAGCTGCGGCGGCggcggctcagtcggcaccatATCCACAGCAAACACCATACCACCACCTCCtccaacaacaacagcaacagctCCAAATGTTTTGGACTTACCAACGCCAAGAAATCGAACAAGCCAACGATTTCAAAAACCACCAACTTCCCCTCGCCCGCATTAAAAAAATTATGAAAGCCGACGAAGACGTACGCATGATCTCCGCCGAAGCTCCAATTCTCTTCGCCAAAGCGTGTGAACTCTTCATTCTCGAACTCACGATTCGTTCGTGGCTTCACGCCGAGGAAAACAAGCGCCGAACTTTACAGAAGAATGACATCGCTGCCGCGATTACTCGTACCGATATATTTGATTTCCTCGTTGACATTGTACCTAGGGATGAGATTAAGGACGAGAGCGGCGTTGTTGGGCTTGGGCCGGGAATGGTGGGGCCCACTGCTAGTGGTGTGCCATATTATTATCCTCCATTGGGCCAGCCTACTCCTCCGGGTGGAGTGATGATGGGTAGGCCTGCTCCTATGGCTGGGGTTGATCCGGCGGCTTTTTATTCCCAGCCGCCGTCGCAGGCgtggcaatggcagacaacagaGGATAATTCATATGCTAGTGGTGGAAGCAGTGGACAGGGTAACCTTGACGGTCAAAA TTAA